From the Oryza glaberrima chromosome 5, OglaRS2, whole genome shotgun sequence genome, one window contains:
- the LOC127772538 gene encoding eukaryotic translation initiation factor 3 subunit D: protein MGFDVGVVAFNPEGWGPPDTAPAPASLGGGAAAASIPFAPFSRSDKLGRIADWTRNPAGPAALAAASRDSVFDFTSVDDSLAAAAEDSSFRLVDAKPPPRHPRFGPKWRFNQRPQLPQRRDEEVEARRREAEKERARRERHFQNNRSHHHPGFRGNQSSSAKSSVDIQPDWTMREQIPFANFTKLSFSVADQPEDLLLCGAVEYYDRAFDRVNPKAARRLERFKSRNFFKVTTTDDPVIRRLAEEDKATVFATDAILAALMCTPRSIHSWDIVVQRVGNKLFFDKRDGSQLDLLSVNETAQEQLPENKDDINSAHSLAVEATYINQNFSQQVLLRDGEKVTFDEPNPFASEGEEAASVGYRYRRWKLDDEISIVARCEVHAVNADPGGGRQFLTLNALNEFDPKITGVDWRQKLETQRGAVLATELKNNANKLARWTCQALLAGADMMKLGYVSRVHPRDHYNHAILTVMGYKPRDFATQINLNTSNMWGIVKSIVDICMKFEEGKYVLVKDPAKPQVRIYEVPSDAFENDYVEEPLPEEEQVRPPSDDVDATAEEMDAAAEAEANNAAASAGGEGEKSAEAAAA, encoded by the coding sequence aTGGGCTtcgacgtcggcgtcgtcgccttCAACCCGGAGGGCTGGGGCCCTCCCGacaccgcgccggcgccggcatcccttggcggtggcgccgccgcggcctccatcCCCTTCGCGCCCTTCTCCCGCTCGGACAAGCTGGGACGGATCGCCGACTGGACGCGCAACCCGGCGggccccgccgccctcgccgccgcctcccgcgacTCCGTCTTCGACTTCACCTCCGTCGAcgactccctcgccgccgccgcggaggactCCTCGTTCCGCCTCGTCgacgccaagccgccgccgcgccacccgcgGTTCGGCCCCAAGTGGCGCTTCAACCAGCGTCCGCAGCTTCCGCAGCGCCgcgacgaggaggtggaggcgcgccgccgcgaggccgagAAGGAGCGCGCCCGCCGCGAGCGCCACTTCCAGAACAACCgctcccaccaccaccccggCTTCCGCGGCAACCAGTCCTCGTCGGCCAAGTCCTCCGTCGACATCCAGCCCGACTGGACCATGCGTGAGCAGATCCCCTTCGCCAACTTTACCAAGCTCTCCTTCTCCGTCGCCGACCAGCCCGAGGACCTCCTCTTGTGCGGCGCCGTCGAGTACTACGACCGCGCCTTCGATCGCGTCAACCCCAAGGCCGCACGCCGCCTCGAGCGCTTCAAGTCTCGCAACTTCTTCAAGGTCACCACCACCGACGACCCTGTCATCCGCCGCCTGGCTGAGGAGGACAAGGCCACGGTGTTCGCCACCgacgccatcctcgccgcgctTATGTGCACACCCCGCAGCATCCACTCGTGGGACATCGTCGTGCAGCGCGTCGGCAACAAGCTCTTCTTTGACAAGCGTGATGGTTCCCAGCTCGATCTGCTATCTGTCAACGAGACCGCGCAGGAGCAGCTCCCAGAAAACAAGGATGATATCAACTCCGCGCACTCCCTGGCTGTCGAGGCTACCTACATCAACCAGAACTTCTCGCAGCAGGTGCTTCTTCGCGATGGTGAGAAGGTTACCTTTGATGAGCCTAACCCGTTTGCTTCTGAGGGCGAGGAGGCAGCATCTGTTGGCTACCGCTACCGCCGCTGGAAGCTGGATGATGAGATCAGCATTGTTGCTCGCTGTGAAGTGCATGCTGTGAATGCTGATCCAGGTGGTGGTCGTCAGTTCCTTACTCTCAATGCGCTCAATGAGTTTGATCCTAAGATTACTGGTGTTGACTGGAGGCAGAAGCTTGAGACACAGCGTGGGGCTGTGCTCGCTACAGAGCTCAAGAACAATGCCAACAAACTTGCTCGCTGGACTTGCCAGGCTTTGCTTGCTGGTGCTGACATGATGAAGTTGGGATATGTGTCACGTGTGCACCCCCGTGATCACTACAACCATGCCATACTCACTGTTATGGGATACAAGCCAAGGGATTTTGCTACACAGATCAACCTCAACACATCAAACATGTGGGGAATTGTCAAGTCGATCGTGGACATCTGCATGAAGTTTGAGGAGGGAAAGTATGTGCTTGTAAAAGATCCGGCGAAGCCACAAGTGAGGATCTATGAGGTGCCTTCTGATGCATTTGAGAATGACTATGTGGAAGAGCCACTTCCGGAGGAGGAACAGGTTCGGCCGCCATCAGATGATGTTGATGCTACCGCGGAGGAAATGGATGCAGCGGCAGAGGCTGAGGCGAACAATGCAGCAGCTTCTGCAGGTGGTGAGGGCGAGAAGAGCGCAGAAGCTGCTGCCGCTTGA
- the LOC127772540 gene encoding uncharacterized protein LOC127772540, which translates to MSVKPSDDTTGQVRPEVDGSDEKVEIANQNEKEVMPSPQEEEAAIKKKYGGIVPRKPALIAKDHERAYFDSADWALGKQGGHPQKPKGPLEALRPKLQPTQQQARSRRFLHASVDNEEGLNSPTEDASQNQESNEVKDEK; encoded by the exons ATGTCAGTGAAGCCATCTGATGATACAACAGGTCAAGTGAGGCCCGAAGTAGATGGTTCCGATGAGAAAGTAGAAATTGCCAACCAGAATGAAAAAGAGGTGATGCCTTCACCTCAGGAAGAG GAAGCGGCAATAAAGAAAAAGTATGGTGGAATAGTTCCCAGAAAGCCAGCGCTTATAGCCAAG GATCATGAGCGAGCTTACTTTGATTCTGCTGATTGGGCTTTGGGGAAG CAAGGAGGACACCCTCAAAAACCTAAAGGGCCGCTTGAAGCACTCCGACCAAAATTGCAG CCTACTCAACAGCAAGCACGTTCACGTCGATTTCTTCATGCTTCTGTTGACAACGAAG AGGGTCTTAATTCACCGACTGAAGATGCAAGCCAGAACCAGGAATCCAATGAGGTCAAGGACGAGAAATGA
- the LOC127772539 gene encoding cold-regulated 413 inner membrane protein 1, chloroplastic-like — MSISLRLAVPTAAPPVLPPLRQSAVRAAGSPAAAALRTGALRGCASLPLKPQPLLGAGQAASGRRGGAAVCHSSAHLSARTMQWVSAGATAVLLLAKGTAIHKSFLVPLFALLAPCSVISWIKSDYGQWTAFLALLVRLFFSIPGELELPLSTMLLVSVAPYQLMNLRGTQGGAALSLALAGYLAFQHFTRVGRLGKAFDQGSIIATLAIICITVIPLMMLF, encoded by the exons ATGTCCATCTCGCTGCGCCTCGCGgtcccgacggcggcgccgcccgtgctgccgccgctgcggcaGTCGGCGGTGCGGGCGGCgggctcccccgccgccgccgctctgcggACGGGCGCGCTCAG GGGATGCGCCTCGCTGCCGCTGAAGCCGCAGCCGTTGCTGGGGGCGGGACAGGCGGCGAGCGGTCGCCGGGGTGGCGCCGCCGTGTGCCACTCGTCGGCGCACCTGAGCGCGCGGACGATGCAATGGGTCTCCGCCGGGGCCACCGC AGTGCTATTGCTTGCTAAAGGCACAGCCATACACAAATCTTTCCTTGTGCCACTGTTTGCTCTGCTAGCACCTTGCAGTGTAATCTCATGGATCAA GAGTGACTATGGTCAGTGGACTGCTTTTCTTGCTCTTTTGGTGCGTTTGTTCTTCTCCATTCCAG GTGAGCTGGAGCTTCCATTGTCAACTATGCTGCTCGTGAGTGTTGCTCCTTACCAGTTGATGAATCTGAG GGGAACTCAAGGTGGTGCAGCACTGTCTTTGGCATTGGCTGGGTATCTCGCTTTTCAGCACTTCACCAGGGTTGGGCGTTTAGGGAAAGCATTTGATCAGGGATCAATAATTGCAACCTTGGCCATCATCTGCATCACAGTTATCCCCTTGATGATGTTGTTCTGA